The following are encoded together in the Pristiophorus japonicus isolate sPriJap1 unplaced genomic scaffold, sPriJap1.hap1 HAP1_SCAFFOLD_891, whole genome shotgun sequence genome:
- the LOC139257677 gene encoding cell adhesion molecule CEACAM1-like isoform X3 encodes MDGSVGQTVLLPLRHNVTHPLELFNLEWRVIQSKAPRSILTFSPSSHLPYISETFKERVNFSSSSAEVSLKHLQLEDEGTYELEVTTSDGKSSTCSVYLTVNVAVSVPQVDSVPLAPQAGDNVTLQCSVLEGNHVQYSWYQCDVPLSGGDNYLLVHNNSSLTLLNVQSTDVGSYTCRTRNRISSKHTDFVLQLCSNARPAGYGYMGYGGYPGYLGYIIIIVLCCRRKKPVLKAYDESAVIYENSQIGQKPSLTRPAQPKMTGNVRRTDRRGR; translated from the exons ATGGATGGAAGTGTGGGCCAGACAGTACTGCTCCCCCTCAGACACAACGTCACTCACCCACTCGAGCTCTTTAACCTGGAGTGGCGGGTGATTCAGAGCAAGGCGCCAAGGTCGATCCTCACCTTCTCGCCAAGCTCGCACTTGCCGTACATCTCCGAGACCTTCAAGGAGCGAGTCAATTTCTCCAGCTCCAGTGCGGAGGTGTCCCTGAAACACTTGCAGCTGGAGGACGAAGGCACCTACGAGCTTGAAGTTACCACGTCAGACGGCAAATCTTCAACATGCTCAGTGTATCTGACCGTCAACG TCGCTGTGTCCGTTCCACAAGTCGACAGTGTCCCATTGGCTCCTCAGGCGGGAGATAATGTGACCCTGCAGTGCTCTGTCCTGGAGGGTAACCACGTACAATACAGCTGGTACCAGTGTGACGTGCCTCTGTCCGGCGGAGACAACTACCTGCTGGTCCACAACAACAGCTCGCTGACCCTGCTAAACGTACAGAGCACCGACGTCGGCTCCTACACGTGTCGCACCAGGAACCGTATCAGCAGCAAACACACCGACTTTGTCCTCCAGCTCTGCT CAAACGCAAGGCCTGCAGGCTATGGCTACATGGGGTATGGCGGATATCCAGGCTACTTGGGCTACATTATCATCATTGTGCTGTGTTGTCGGAGAAAGAAACCAGTGTTGAAAGCCTACGACGAGAGTG CAGTAATTTATGAAAATAGCCAAATTGGCCAAAAGCCGTCTCTGACTCGCCCAGCTCAGCCCAAGATGACGGGCAATGTGCGAAGGACCGACAGAAGGGGAAGATAA
- the LOC139257677 gene encoding cell adhesion molecule CEACAM1-like isoform X2, which translates to MDGSVGQTVLLPLRHNVTHPLELFNLEWRVIQSKAPRSILTFSPSSHLPYISETFKERVNFSSSSAEVSLKHLQLEDEGTYELEVTTSDGKSSTCSVYLTVNVAVSVPQVDSVPLAPQAGDNVTLQCSVLEGNHVQYSWYQCDVPLSGGDNYLLVHNNSSLTLLNVQSTDVGSYTCRTRNRISSKHTDFVLQLCSANARPAGYGYMGYGGYPGYLGYIIIIVLCCRRKKPVLKAYDESVIYENSQIGQKPSLTRPAQPKMTGNVRRTDRRGR; encoded by the exons ATGGATGGAAGTGTGGGCCAGACAGTACTGCTCCCCCTCAGACACAACGTCACTCACCCACTCGAGCTCTTTAACCTGGAGTGGCGGGTGATTCAGAGCAAGGCGCCAAGGTCGATCCTCACCTTCTCGCCAAGCTCGCACTTGCCGTACATCTCCGAGACCTTCAAGGAGCGAGTCAATTTCTCCAGCTCCAGTGCGGAGGTGTCCCTGAAACACTTGCAGCTGGAGGACGAAGGCACCTACGAGCTTGAAGTTACCACGTCAGACGGCAAATCTTCAACATGCTCAGTGTATCTGACCGTCAACG TCGCTGTGTCCGTTCCACAAGTCGACAGTGTCCCATTGGCTCCTCAGGCGGGAGATAATGTGACCCTGCAGTGCTCTGTCCTGGAGGGTAACCACGTACAATACAGCTGGTACCAGTGTGACGTGCCTCTGTCCGGCGGAGACAACTACCTGCTGGTCCACAACAACAGCTCGCTGACCCTGCTAAACGTACAGAGCACCGACGTCGGCTCCTACACGTGTCGCACCAGGAACCGTATCAGCAGCAAACACACCGACTTTGTCCTCCAGCTCTGCT CAGCAAACGCAAGGCCTGCAGGCTATGGCTACATGGGGTATGGCGGATATCCAGGCTACTTGGGCTACATTATCATCATTGTGCTGTGTTGTCGGAGAAAGAAACCAGTGTTGAAAGCCTACGACGAGAGTG TAATTTATGAAAATAGCCAAATTGGCCAAAAGCCGTCTCTGACTCGCCCAGCTCAGCCCAAGATGACGGGCAATGTGCGAAGGACCGACAGAAGGGGAAGATAA
- the LOC139257677 gene encoding cell adhesion molecule CEACAM1-like isoform X1, with the protein MDGSVGQTVLLPLRHNVTHPLELFNLEWRVIQSKAPRSILTFSPSSHLPYISETFKERVNFSSSSAEVSLKHLQLEDEGTYELEVTTSDGKSSTCSVYLTVNVAVSVPQVDSVPLAPQAGDNVTLQCSVLEGNHVQYSWYQCDVPLSGGDNYLLVHNNSSLTLLNVQSTDVGSYTCRTRNRISSKHTDFVLQLCSANARPAGYGYMGYGGYPGYLGYIIIIVLCCRRKKPVLKAYDESAVIYENSQIGQKPSLTRPAQPKMTGNVRRTDRRGR; encoded by the exons ATGGATGGAAGTGTGGGCCAGACAGTACTGCTCCCCCTCAGACACAACGTCACTCACCCACTCGAGCTCTTTAACCTGGAGTGGCGGGTGATTCAGAGCAAGGCGCCAAGGTCGATCCTCACCTTCTCGCCAAGCTCGCACTTGCCGTACATCTCCGAGACCTTCAAGGAGCGAGTCAATTTCTCCAGCTCCAGTGCGGAGGTGTCCCTGAAACACTTGCAGCTGGAGGACGAAGGCACCTACGAGCTTGAAGTTACCACGTCAGACGGCAAATCTTCAACATGCTCAGTGTATCTGACCGTCAACG TCGCTGTGTCCGTTCCACAAGTCGACAGTGTCCCATTGGCTCCTCAGGCGGGAGATAATGTGACCCTGCAGTGCTCTGTCCTGGAGGGTAACCACGTACAATACAGCTGGTACCAGTGTGACGTGCCTCTGTCCGGCGGAGACAACTACCTGCTGGTCCACAACAACAGCTCGCTGACCCTGCTAAACGTACAGAGCACCGACGTCGGCTCCTACACGTGTCGCACCAGGAACCGTATCAGCAGCAAACACACCGACTTTGTCCTCCAGCTCTGCT CAGCAAACGCAAGGCCTGCAGGCTATGGCTACATGGGGTATGGCGGATATCCAGGCTACTTGGGCTACATTATCATCATTGTGCTGTGTTGTCGGAGAAAGAAACCAGTGTTGAAAGCCTACGACGAGAGTG CAGTAATTTATGAAAATAGCCAAATTGGCCAAAAGCCGTCTCTGACTCGCCCAGCTCAGCCCAAGATGACGGGCAATGTGCGAAGGACCGACAGAAGGGGAAGATAA